From Synoicihabitans lomoniglobus, the proteins below share one genomic window:
- a CDS encoding nucleotide exchange factor GrpE: MNDTASKTDPTDSEETAAQAAAAPETAPEEATAAEPVEASVEVEPTPEELLEKARQETAAAKESHLRAVADLENFRRRTAREKDDLRAFAAANVVEELMPVLDNLGFALTAAKAPNAELKSLVEGVDMVATQFKTALGNHGLKEINPVDGDFDPNHHEALSQQPSDDVAEGKVLQVIRVGYMLNSRLLRPASVIVSGGPAAAAADDAGEAKEES; the protein is encoded by the coding sequence ATGAACGATACTGCGTCCAAGACCGATCCTACCGACTCCGAAGAGACCGCCGCCCAAGCTGCAGCGGCTCCTGAAACCGCTCCCGAAGAGGCGACTGCCGCTGAGCCTGTTGAAGCCAGCGTGGAAGTCGAACCCACTCCGGAAGAGCTGCTCGAAAAAGCCCGGCAAGAAACTGCCGCGGCCAAGGAATCCCATCTGCGGGCCGTGGCCGATCTGGAAAACTTCCGCCGTCGCACCGCGCGCGAGAAAGACGACCTGCGTGCCTTTGCCGCCGCCAATGTCGTGGAAGAACTCATGCCGGTGTTGGATAATCTCGGGTTCGCGCTGACCGCGGCCAAGGCGCCCAATGCCGAGCTCAAGTCGCTCGTCGAGGGCGTCGACATGGTTGCCACCCAGTTCAAGACCGCGCTCGGCAATCACGGGCTCAAGGAAATCAATCCGGTGGACGGAGACTTTGATCCCAACCACCACGAAGCCCTGTCCCAACAACCCAGCGACGACGTCGCGGAAGGCAAGGTGCTCCAGGTCATCCGGGTCGGCTACATGCTCAACAGTCGTTTACTGCGTCCGGCTTCCGTGATCGTTTCCGGTGGTCCCGCCGCCGCGGCGGCCGACGATGCCGGCGAAGCCAAGGAGGAATCCTAA
- a CDS encoding type I phosphomannose isomerase catalytic subunit, with the protein MQEVIRFQPLYQDRVWGGRVLETALGRTLPREGPIGESWEVVDRPEAQSVISDGPWKGLSIREALAGHAAEIMGPDWPADRPFPILIKWLDCRERLSLQVHPPAEIAPAMGGEPKTENWYIAESTPDANLIVGLKAGATRADFAAALVDHTLESCVHRFPVSPGDSILVQSGTIHAIDGGNLILEIQQNSDTTYRVYDWGRVGLDGTPRQLHIAESIASIDWEVVEPEPVRAAAEDAVIASSQEFTIRRVPMAAGATLSFAAGEQARLVSVVTGEVSTGGKSAPLTKGENALLPYAGAFTLTAVTDAMVLVTENFA; encoded by the coding sequence ATGCAAGAAGTCATTCGTTTTCAACCGCTTTACCAAGATCGCGTCTGGGGTGGTCGGGTGCTGGAGACCGCCCTCGGTCGCACGCTGCCGCGCGAAGGTCCCATCGGTGAAAGCTGGGAAGTCGTCGACCGGCCCGAGGCCCAATCGGTGATTTCCGACGGACCCTGGAAGGGGTTGTCGATTCGGGAGGCGTTGGCGGGCCACGCCGCCGAGATCATGGGACCGGATTGGCCGGCGGACCGGCCGTTTCCGATTTTGATCAAATGGCTCGATTGCCGCGAGCGGCTCAGTCTGCAGGTGCACCCCCCGGCGGAAATCGCCCCAGCCATGGGTGGTGAGCCGAAGACGGAAAATTGGTATATCGCCGAAAGCACGCCCGACGCGAACCTGATCGTGGGGCTCAAGGCGGGGGCTACGCGCGCCGACTTTGCGGCGGCGCTGGTGGACCATACGTTGGAGTCCTGCGTGCATCGTTTCCCGGTGTCGCCCGGGGATTCGATTCTGGTGCAGAGCGGCACGATTCACGCCATTGATGGGGGTAATCTCATTCTGGAAATTCAGCAAAACTCCGACACGACCTACCGGGTTTACGATTGGGGGCGGGTGGGTTTGGACGGAACGCCGCGGCAGCTGCACATCGCCGAGTCCATCGCTTCGATCGATTGGGAGGTGGTCGAACCCGAGCCGGTGCGCGCCGCCGCCGAGGATGCGGTGATTGCGTCGAGCCAGGAGTTCACCATCCGTCGCGTGCCGATGGCGGCGGGCGCAACCCTGAGCTTTGCGGCGGGTGAGCAAGCCCGACTGGTGAGCGTCGTGACCGGAGAGGTTTCGACTGGCGGGAAAAGTGCTCCGCTGACCAAGGGCGAGAACGCGTTGCTGCCCTATGCGGGGGCGTTCACGCTGACCGCCGTGACTGATGCCATGGTGTTGGTTACCGAAAATTTTGCTTAA
- a CDS encoding FtsK/SpoIIIE family DNA translocase encodes MIAVLCLLLGLWLTVAYLDYNPLQEGYMTTDSTGPADKNLVGKIGADVARISFVALGLGAWMVPLFSFWSLWIAVRHSRRLAFGRFTAMTLAIVSACGLAAMIKMDSFAESQFFPDGRLGGVLGFWVYDRLLFDTVGVFGSASLLATIDVVALVIIFTRDIAAQCEKLITSFHDWRAHRRERRAERAEEKRAAKAIAAKLREEEKAAIKAAKLAEKERIAEEKAAKKEAAKAGAAVATKEIKLAGGTEDPLAKAPAKRPAPAPTPEPEPEPAPEPRPKPKVIGLSLGKPNDGSETSPPSGGTSSPLKIVKAEELKKARNADAPKKVGSYEYPPKSLLTEQAKPHEDNSEEEHQRNADNLLRILEEFGVKVSLGEIHVGPVITRYEVIPAPGVRVEKISGLDKNIALGMRAQSVRILAPIPGKAAVGVEVPNQHPTAVGMREILESQDWVSTKAELPIALGKDVSGKPLVSDLAKMPHLLIAGATGSGKSVCINSIVASIVYSKTPDEVRMIMVDPKVVELKVFNTLPHMLIPVVTSPKMVPGALKWLLAEMEQRYQFFAKCNVRNIIGFNNRKKKNVAPDLPDAPPDQADLPGVTPDDEVELPEKLPYIVAIIDELADLMMVAPAEIETSIARLAQLARAAGIHLIIATQRPSVNVITGVIKANLPSRIAFQVASQIDSRTILDTKGADNLIGRGDMLFSPPGTARLVRSQGAFCSDEEVMNIVEFMQAHNGLPIYKQDVQEKIESSEDSKGGGGDDDDGPSDEDDELYNRALGVLKSTKRASTSMIQRRLRIGYNRAARIMDMLEDRDIVGPENGSSPREILVDLDSL; translated from the coding sequence ATGATTGCGGTGCTTTGCCTGTTGTTGGGCCTGTGGCTGACAGTCGCCTACCTCGACTACAATCCGTTGCAAGAGGGCTACATGACGACGGATTCGACCGGCCCGGCGGACAAAAATCTGGTGGGTAAAATCGGGGCCGACGTCGCCCGCATCAGCTTCGTCGCCCTCGGCCTCGGCGCGTGGATGGTGCCGCTCTTCTCTTTCTGGTCTTTGTGGATCGCCGTCCGGCACTCCCGCCGACTCGCCTTCGGTCGTTTCACCGCCATGACCCTGGCCATCGTTTCGGCCTGCGGTCTCGCCGCGATGATCAAGATGGACTCGTTCGCGGAGAGTCAGTTTTTCCCCGACGGACGACTCGGTGGCGTGCTGGGATTCTGGGTCTATGATCGCTTGCTGTTCGATACGGTCGGGGTGTTTGGTTCGGCCTCGCTGCTCGCGACCATCGACGTGGTCGCGCTCGTCATTATTTTCACCCGTGATATCGCCGCGCAGTGCGAGAAACTGATCACCAGTTTCCACGACTGGCGGGCTCACCGCCGGGAGCGTCGCGCCGAGCGCGCCGAAGAAAAACGCGCCGCCAAAGCCATCGCCGCCAAACTGAGAGAAGAGGAAAAAGCTGCGATCAAAGCCGCCAAACTCGCCGAGAAAGAACGCATCGCCGAAGAAAAGGCCGCCAAGAAAGAAGCCGCCAAGGCCGGCGCCGCCGTGGCCACCAAGGAGATCAAACTCGCCGGCGGCACCGAAGATCCGCTCGCCAAGGCCCCCGCCAAACGCCCCGCCCCGGCACCCACGCCGGAACCCGAACCCGAGCCAGCTCCCGAGCCCAGACCCAAGCCCAAGGTCATCGGACTTTCCCTCGGTAAACCCAACGACGGGTCCGAAACCTCCCCGCCCTCCGGGGGCACGTCGAGTCCGCTCAAGATCGTCAAAGCCGAGGAGCTGAAAAAAGCCCGCAACGCCGACGCCCCCAAAAAAGTCGGCAGCTACGAATATCCGCCCAAGAGTCTGCTCACCGAACAGGCCAAACCACACGAGGACAACTCCGAGGAGGAACACCAGCGCAACGCCGACAACCTGCTGCGCATCCTCGAGGAATTCGGCGTCAAGGTCTCCCTCGGCGAGATTCACGTCGGCCCGGTCATCACCCGTTATGAAGTGATTCCCGCGCCCGGCGTCCGGGTGGAAAAAATCTCCGGGTTGGACAAAAATATCGCCCTCGGCATGCGCGCCCAATCGGTGCGTATCCTCGCCCCCATTCCGGGCAAGGCCGCCGTCGGTGTCGAAGTGCCCAATCAACATCCCACCGCCGTTGGCATGCGGGAGATCCTGGAGTCGCAGGACTGGGTCAGCACCAAGGCCGAGCTGCCCATCGCCCTCGGCAAGGACGTCTCGGGCAAACCGCTCGTGTCCGACCTCGCCAAGATGCCCCACTTGCTCATCGCCGGCGCGACCGGCTCGGGTAAATCGGTGTGCATCAACTCCATCGTCGCCTCGATCGTCTACTCCAAGACGCCCGACGAAGTGCGGATGATCATGGTCGACCCTAAGGTCGTGGAGTTGAAGGTGTTCAACACCCTGCCCCACATGCTCATTCCGGTCGTCACGTCGCCCAAGATGGTGCCCGGCGCGCTCAAGTGGCTACTGGCCGAGATGGAGCAACGCTACCAGTTCTTCGCCAAGTGCAACGTGCGCAACATCATCGGCTTCAACAATCGCAAGAAGAAGAACGTCGCCCCCGACCTGCCCGACGCTCCGCCCGATCAGGCCGATCTGCCCGGCGTCACCCCCGACGACGAGGTCGAGCTGCCCGAGAAACTGCCTTACATTGTCGCGATCATCGACGAGTTGGCCGACTTGATGATGGTCGCTCCCGCCGAGATCGAAACCTCGATCGCCCGCCTCGCACAGCTTGCTCGCGCCGCCGGTATTCACCTCATCATCGCGACCCAGCGTCCGTCCGTGAACGTCATCACCGGCGTCATCAAGGCCAACCTGCCCTCCCGCATCGCCTTCCAAGTCGCGTCCCAAATCGACTCGCGCACCATTCTCGACACCAAGGGAGCCGACAATCTCATCGGTCGCGGCGACATGCTCTTTTCCCCGCCCGGCACCGCCCGGCTCGTGCGTTCGCAGGGCGCCTTCTGTTCCGACGAGGAAGTCATGAACATCGTCGAGTTCATGCAGGCTCACAACGGCCTGCCGATTTACAAACAGGACGTGCAGGAGAAGATCGAAAGCTCCGAAGACTCCAAGGGAGGCGGCGGTGACGACGACGATGGTCCTTCCGACGAGGACGATGAACTCTACAACCGCGCGCTCGGGGTGCTCAAATCCACCAAGCGCGCCTCGACCTCGATGATCCAACGCCGCCTGCGCATCGGCTACAACCGCGCCGCCCGCATCATGGACATGCTCGAGGACCGCGACATCGTCGGACCGGAAAACGGCTCCAGCCCACGCGAAATCCTCGTCGATCTGGACAGCCTCTAA
- a CDS encoding helix-turn-helix domain-containing protein: MQNIGDRLEEARKRKGISIREAAEATKVRGDYLHKFESSQFDINLPDIYVRGFLRNYATFLGLPAEKIVNDYNALGHGAPAPKSVNREIYGRMDLSVSSSKDTARESADIEPEAAPGESDSDNPATFKPRPGALPYVDKALLIKGGAIVAAVVAIVLIVVVGVRAWSGSKTETPVDTPAATAATDPQIVIHALDSVRVKVVEEASGVELFQGAITRGDSRTFPKNGSLFLTADPMENIEVELDGKRTNISTEYGLRGRQRVRVE; encoded by the coding sequence ATGCAGAATATCGGCGATCGACTGGAAGAAGCACGCAAACGCAAAGGCATCTCCATTCGCGAGGCCGCCGAGGCCACCAAGGTCCGGGGCGACTACCTCCACAAGTTCGAGAGCAGTCAGTTCGATATTAATCTACCCGACATCTACGTGCGCGGCTTCCTGCGCAACTACGCCACGTTCCTCGGTCTGCCCGCGGAGAAGATCGTCAACGACTACAACGCCCTCGGTCACGGCGCCCCCGCCCCCAAGTCCGTCAACCGCGAGATCTACGGCCGCATGGATCTCAGTGTTTCGTCGAGCAAGGACACCGCCCGCGAGTCGGCCGACATCGAGCCCGAGGCCGCGCCCGGTGAATCCGATTCCGATAACCCCGCCACTTTCAAACCGCGCCCTGGTGCCCTCCCCTACGTTGACAAGGCACTGCTGATCAAAGGCGGCGCAATCGTCGCTGCTGTCGTGGCCATCGTGCTCATCGTCGTGGTCGGCGTCCGTGCCTGGTCCGGATCAAAAACCGAGACCCCCGTCGACACCCCGGCCGCCACCGCCGCGACCGATCCTCAAATTGTCATCCATGCGCTCGACAGCGTGCGCGTCAAAGTCGTCGAAGAAGCGTCGGGCGTGGAACTCTTTCAGGGTGCCATCACCCGCGGCGACAGCCGCACCTTCCCCAAGAACGGCAGCTTGTTCCTGACCGCGGACCCGATGGAAAACATCGAGGTCGAACTCGACGGCAAGCGCACCAACATCTCCACGGAATACGGCCTGCGTGGCCGCCAACGCGTGCGCGTGGAGTAA
- the floA gene encoding flotillin-like protein FloA (flotillin-like protein involved in membrane lipid rafts), with protein sequence MNLTLIFTIAAIIAGLVLFGIIISFFNVWLKAWLSGAYVGMVNLIAMRLRGVPYGVIVDARIRAAKAGLSLGIDEIEAQYLAGGNVISCVHALIAAQKARIELDWQRACAIDLATKGSGKSVEEAVRTSVDPKVIDCPSPEGGRSTIDGVAKDGIQVKVRARVTVRTNLDRFVGGAKEETIVARVGEGIVTTIGSADTYKVVLESPDTISKTVLKRGLDVGTAFEILSIDIADVDVGENVGAKLQEAQAMANKSIAQAQAEIRRAAAVAVEQEMKAKVEEMRAKVVEAQAEVPLAMADAFRKGNLGVMDYYKMENIQADTGMRKSIGEPEDDKLDS encoded by the coding sequence ATGAATCTGACTCTCATCTTCACGATTGCGGCGATCATCGCCGGTTTGGTGCTCTTCGGCATCATCATTTCCTTTTTTAACGTTTGGCTGAAGGCATGGCTGTCGGGAGCCTACGTGGGCATGGTGAATCTCATCGCCATGCGGCTGCGCGGCGTGCCCTACGGTGTCATCGTCGACGCGCGCATTCGCGCCGCCAAGGCTGGTTTGTCACTGGGCATCGACGAGATTGAAGCCCAGTATCTGGCGGGTGGTAATGTCATTTCCTGCGTGCACGCGTTGATTGCGGCCCAGAAAGCCCGGATTGAACTCGATTGGCAGCGGGCGTGTGCGATCGACCTCGCGACCAAGGGCTCCGGCAAGAGCGTCGAGGAAGCCGTGCGCACCTCGGTCGATCCCAAGGTGATCGATTGCCCCAGTCCGGAAGGCGGTCGCAGCACCATCGACGGTGTGGCCAAGGACGGTATTCAAGTGAAAGTGCGCGCGCGGGTGACGGTGCGCACCAATCTTGATCGGTTTGTGGGTGGTGCCAAAGAGGAGACGATCGTTGCCCGCGTGGGTGAAGGTATCGTGACCACCATTGGTTCGGCCGATACCTACAAGGTCGTGCTGGAATCGCCGGACACCATTTCCAAAACCGTTTTGAAGCGCGGCCTCGATGTCGGCACGGCCTTTGAAATTCTCTCGATTGACATCGCCGATGTGGATGTTGGCGAAAACGTCGGTGCCAAGCTGCAGGAAGCTCAGGCCATGGCCAACAAGAGCATCGCGCAGGCGCAGGCGGAAATCCGTCGCGCCGCCGCCGTCGCGGTCGAACAGGAGATGAAGGCCAAGGTCGAGGAGATGCGCGCCAAGGTCGTCGAGGCGCAGGCCGAAGTGCCGCTCGCGATGGCCGATGCCTTCCGCAAGGGCAACTTGGGCGTCATGGACTATTACAAGATGGAGAACATCCAAGCTGACACCGGTATGCGGAAATCCATCGGCGAACCCGAAGATGACAAGTTGGACAGCTGA
- a CDS encoding NfeD family protein gives MTIIGVLFLIGIVFLGFEVFLPGGILGVFGGLALLGGCVMAFVGYGVGGGGLAILTAFLLVVAVLYFEFAILPKTAIGKRLFLHAAVDGTSSVARATDLVGQLGTTATALAPSGYIVIDGRRHEAFSRGGFLEAGAAVKVVATDNFRLIVIPESS, from the coding sequence ATGACGATAATCGGCGTATTGTTTTTAATCGGGATCGTTTTTCTGGGTTTCGAAGTCTTTTTGCCGGGCGGAATTCTCGGCGTGTTCGGTGGCTTGGCGCTGCTGGGCGGCTGCGTAATGGCGTTCGTCGGTTACGGTGTCGGGGGGGGCGGATTGGCCATACTGACCGCGTTTCTTCTCGTGGTGGCGGTGCTGTATTTTGAGTTTGCGATCCTGCCGAAGACGGCGATCGGCAAACGGTTGTTTTTGCATGCGGCGGTCGACGGCACGTCATCGGTGGCTCGCGCCACGGACCTGGTGGGGCAACTCGGCACGACCGCCACGGCGCTGGCTCCCTCGGGCTACATCGTGATTGATGGTCGTCGCCATGAAGCCTTTTCGCGCGGAGGCTTTCTCGAAGCGGGTGCCGCGGTTAAGGTCGTCGCCACCGATAATTTTAGACTCATTGTAATCCCTGAATCCTCCTAG
- a CDS encoding NfeD family protein, producing MPTPRIVSHFLALGVLLIGGGKAVSAQDTTVPAEEIAPPTVVEAPPGQSPAKVVVIPVRDEIAKPILYVIRRGLKTAIEMEADLVVLDMETPGGSLGTTFEILEALSKFKGETATYVNKEAISAGSFISAMTDDIYFAPDGVIGAAAPVMSSGGEIDETMRMKIVSYLKARIRAISEGHPYRGQVISAMIDSDYELKIGDEVLKAKGELLSLTATEASATYGDPAQPLLAAGISDSIEALLIERFGEGGFETLTLETTWSEDFAAVLNGFAPILMGLGLLGLFIEFKTPGFGIFGIGGGLLLLIVFFGHNVAGLSGHEPMLFFVIGVALLFAEILFFPGTIVFALSGVILMLGSLVWSMADLWPNEPLTLSGDVFVQPLMSLMMGLGVAMVGAIVVLRFLPRGWFWDKMILATAASGDRSSFTTINPPGAGDPGAGSLVGKTGVAVTDMYPSGQVEIDGRWYEAHVEVGSVDAGATVVVREQQSFGLIVEPVAEEDEA from the coding sequence ATGCCCACCCCACGTATCGTTTCTCATTTCCTGGCCCTTGGCGTTCTGTTGATCGGCGGAGGGAAGGCGGTGTCAGCGCAAGACACCACGGTTCCCGCGGAGGAAATTGCGCCACCGACCGTAGTCGAAGCCCCGCCGGGGCAGTCGCCGGCCAAAGTTGTCGTGATTCCGGTGCGCGATGAGATCGCTAAGCCGATTTTATATGTCATCCGACGGGGGTTGAAGACCGCGATCGAGATGGAGGCCGATCTGGTGGTGCTCGATATGGAAACGCCGGGCGGAAGCCTGGGCACAACGTTCGAGATCCTCGAAGCATTGAGCAAATTCAAGGGCGAGACCGCCACCTATGTGAACAAGGAGGCGATTTCAGCGGGTTCGTTCATTTCAGCGATGACTGACGACATCTACTTCGCGCCCGACGGGGTGATCGGGGCGGCGGCTCCGGTGATGTCGAGTGGCGGCGAAATCGACGAGACGATGCGGATGAAAATCGTCAGCTATCTGAAGGCCCGGATCCGGGCGATCTCCGAAGGACATCCCTATCGGGGGCAGGTGATTTCGGCCATGATCGACTCCGACTACGAGTTGAAGATCGGCGATGAGGTTTTGAAGGCCAAGGGCGAGTTGTTGTCGCTCACGGCCACGGAGGCCTCCGCCACCTACGGCGACCCGGCGCAACCGTTGTTGGCGGCGGGCATCAGTGACTCGATCGAGGCGTTGTTGATCGAGCGGTTTGGTGAAGGCGGTTTTGAAACGCTGACGCTCGAGACGACGTGGTCGGAGGACTTTGCCGCCGTGCTCAATGGTTTCGCACCGATTCTGATGGGACTGGGGTTGTTGGGGCTTTTCATCGAGTTCAAGACCCCGGGCTTTGGCATCTTCGGCATCGGCGGCGGGCTGTTGCTGTTGATCGTGTTTTTCGGCCACAATGTCGCGGGTTTGTCGGGACACGAGCCGATGCTCTTTTTTGTGATCGGCGTCGCGCTGTTGTTTGCGGAGATCCTGTTTTTTCCGGGCACGATCGTGTTCGCACTCAGTGGCGTCATTTTGATGCTGGGCTCACTGGTGTGGTCGATGGCCGACCTGTGGCCCAACGAACCCCTTACGCTTTCGGGTGATGTGTTTGTGCAGCCCCTGATGAGTCTGATGATGGGGCTCGGTGTGGCGATGGTCGGCGCGATAGTCGTGCTCCGATTTTTGCCGCGCGGTTGGTTCTGGGATAAGATGATTTTGGCCACGGCGGCGAGCGGTGATCGTTCCTCGTTTACGACCATCAATCCGCCCGGGGCGGGCGATCCCGGCGCAGGTTCCCTGGTGGGTAAAACCGGGGTGGCGGTGACGGACATGTATCCCAGTGGCCAGGTGGAAATCGACGGTCGTTGGTATGAAGCTCACGTGGAAGTCGGATCGGTCGACGCCGGGGCGACGGTGGTGGTCCGGGAGCAACAGAGTTTTGGTTTGATCGTGGAACCGGTCGCCGAGGAGGACGAAGCATGA
- a CDS encoding aldose epimerase translates to METIPYLGHSIRRWQIGDSTFLAWPEAGARLMRWQTTRPNGSTRDVLHWPELADLSTPVAKVRGGNPILFPFNARVFEGGEIHFWRDATGTRRAMPMHGFARQGTFQLTSIDETGFTARLAPTADDQACYPFDYTFTVTYRFEAERCVCTLTLQNHGEVAIPWSAGHHFYFAAPWTADQTRDDYVIQLPRAASAKQTATGDIVPGPHLPRRCPLSHPDLVDTIHVGMAENHLRFGPADGSEFVALTNGSSTVPHPEACFVTWTADPDAPYYCVEPWMGPPNAPGHGRGLHHVTPGQTENFTVTVAIG, encoded by the coding sequence ATGGAAACCATCCCGTATCTCGGACACTCCATTCGCCGCTGGCAGATCGGCGATTCCACCTTCCTCGCCTGGCCCGAAGCCGGTGCCCGTCTCATGCGCTGGCAGACCACCCGTCCGAACGGTTCGACTCGCGACGTGCTGCATTGGCCCGAGTTGGCAGACCTCTCCACCCCCGTCGCCAAGGTGCGGGGCGGCAACCCGATTCTGTTCCCCTTCAACGCCCGCGTGTTCGAGGGTGGCGAGATCCACTTTTGGCGCGACGCCACCGGCACCCGGCGCGCCATGCCCATGCACGGTTTTGCGCGACAAGGGACGTTCCAACTCACGTCCATCGACGAAACCGGCTTCACCGCCCGACTCGCCCCGACGGCGGACGATCAGGCGTGCTACCCGTTCGACTACACGTTCACCGTCACCTATCGCTTCGAAGCCGAACGCTGCGTCTGCACGCTCACGCTCCAAAACCACGGCGAAGTCGCGATCCCCTGGAGCGCTGGCCATCATTTCTATTTCGCCGCGCCCTGGACGGCAGATCAGACCCGCGACGACTACGTCATCCAGTTGCCGCGGGCCGCCTCCGCCAAGCAAACCGCCACGGGCGATATCGTGCCCGGACCCCACCTCCCCCGCCGGTGCCCACTGTCTCATCCCGATCTGGTCGATACGATTCACGTGGGCATGGCCGAAAACCATTTGCGCTTTGGTCCGGCCGACGGGTCCGAATTCGTGGCCCTGACCAACGGATCCTCCACCGTGCCTCACCCCGAAGCCTGTTTCGTCACGTGGACCGCCGACCCCGACGCCCCTTACTACTGCGTCGAACCCTGGATGGGCCCGCCCAACGCCCCCGGTCATGGCCGCGGCCTGCATCACGTCACTCCCGGCCAAACGGAAAACTTCACCGTCACGGTGGCGATTGGCTGA
- a CDS encoding Sec-independent protein translocase subunit TatA/TatB: MSSLIDPTLAFFDGVGGMEMMMIFVLSLMLFGGKKLPELARGFGKAMREFKRAASGVEDEIRRAMDVDAPASPPRPRQPVSPPRSRPQPITDPSVTPTPPPTTSPPPAKTSSDDSAPLPEDTPDDDKKD; the protein is encoded by the coding sequence GTGTCCTCCTTAATTGACCCAACGCTAGCCTTCTTCGACGGTGTCGGCGGCATGGAAATGATGATGATTTTCGTGCTGTCGCTGATGCTCTTCGGCGGCAAAAAGCTGCCCGAACTCGCCCGCGGCTTCGGCAAGGCCATGCGCGAATTCAAACGCGCCGCGTCCGGCGTGGAAGATGAGATCCGCCGCGCCATGGACGTCGACGCCCCGGCGTCGCCACCGCGTCCGCGCCAACCGGTTTCGCCTCCCCGTTCCCGCCCCCAGCCCATCACCGATCCGTCCGTGACGCCAACGCCGCCACCGACCACCTCGCCGCCCCCCGCCAAAACGTCCTCCGACGATTCCGCCCCGCTCCCGGAAGACACGCCGGACGACGACAAGAAGGACTGA
- a CDS encoding Smr/MutS family protein, which translates to MDEEPPVEFPITGELDLHTFRPSDLGELIPAYLEACQAKGLTNVRIIHGKGTGTLRTTVHTLLDRHPDLVMSYRLGNETSGGWGATIATLNPTSASNSPPVGAVPCDDRKRRPAQA; encoded by the coding sequence ATGGACGAGGAACCACCGGTTGAGTTTCCCATCACCGGCGAGCTCGACCTGCACACCTTCCGCCCATCCGATCTCGGCGAACTCATCCCGGCATACCTGGAGGCCTGCCAAGCGAAGGGATTGACGAACGTCCGCATCATCCACGGCAAAGGCACCGGCACCCTGCGCACCACGGTGCACACTCTGCTCGACCGCCACCCCGACCTCGTCATGAGCTACCGTCTCGGCAACGAAACCTCCGGCGGCTGGGGCGCCACCATCGCGACGCTGAACCCGACGTCCGCATCAAACAGCCCCCCCGTAGGGGCCGTCCCTTGCGACGACCGCAAACGCCGCCCAGCCCAAGCGTAG
- a CDS encoding type II toxin-antitoxin system Phd/YefM family antitoxin — MTRTSYTEAREKLASFWDETISSREPMVMDRRGHESVVMMPLDEWRSMEATAHLLRSPANAQRLLGALQRLESGQGKAMTPPELTSLAEK; from the coding sequence ATGACAAGGACGTCCTACACCGAAGCACGAGAAAAGTTGGCCTCATTCTGGGATGAAACCATTTCCAGTCGAGAGCCCATGGTGATGGATCGCCGGGGTCATGAATCCGTCGTAATGATGCCTTTGGACGAATGGCGAAGTATGGAAGCAACCGCTCACTTGCTTCGATCTCCCGCAAATGCCCAGCGGCTACTCGGCGCATTGCAACGGTTGGAGTCCGGGCAGGGTAAAGCGATGACGCCGCCTGAACTGACGTCGCTGGCTGAGAAATGA
- a CDS encoding Txe/YoeB family addiction module toxin, with protein sequence MRNERWHPAADFDRDFLDDLTPWVSTDRRVALKILELVESIRRDPFKDLGKPEPLRHLGAGAWSRRITQEHRLVYVVKKDRLLFAQARYHYS encoded by the coding sequence CTGAGAAATGAGCGATGGCATCCGGCAGCTGATTTTGACCGCGATTTCCTCGACGACCTCACTCCCTGGGTCAGCACAGACCGGAGGGTTGCATTAAAAATCCTCGAATTAGTCGAATCCATTAGACGGGACCCGTTCAAGGATTTGGGAAAACCAGAACCGCTGCGCCACCTCGGCGCAGGAGCTTGGTCCCGTAGAATTACTCAAGAGCACCGCTTGGTCTACGTGGTAAAAAAAGACCGCCTACTTTTCGCCCAAGCCCGTTACCACTATTCTTGA